A section of the Amblyomma americanum isolate KBUSLIRL-KWMA chromosome 2, ASM5285725v1, whole genome shotgun sequence genome encodes:
- the LOC144120230 gene encoding uncharacterized protein LOC144120230, protein MSFAIVEFVHSEEVEVVPTSWIDGDVCVWPGGKADRINRLLKASAEPQREWQQYAARVKGIFSSYENARKKLERAEFTSDLATTDDEQRRVVLKPKRFLSDTESDECSPPKRWRAAKRVNRMAEYPAVPHAFPAPSTSDAGMPVQSGIHTPAFPPTAACPTAASCPPMSTEASRNVITEAESQRQMLKALRLTRLMVEQVHDLLQNLSGSRVPETSRQPVLIARPFADMGSFLDFDRNVNEVKDQLLQELKTLAGSNVAATTKRILTYIMEDSVAQIYSWVGNKGKEKFRDLNVTAIIKYAVRANRVFSTTQDEIEGIVKKWRQRAPCRLKQLQERAAKKAQAS, encoded by the exons ATGTCGTTCGCGATTGTTGAATTTGTTCACTCAGAAGAGGTAGAGGTTGTGCCGACATCTTGGATCGATGGCGATGTCTGCGTATGGCCCGGCGGGAAAGCGGACCGAATTAATAGGCTCCTGAAAGCCTCCGCAGAGCCACAAAGAGAATGGCAGCAATATGCGGCCCGCGTCAAAGGCATTTTCT CATCATATGAGAATGCCAGGAAAAAGCTTGAGAGAGCAGAGTTTACCTCTGACCTGGCAACCACAGACGACGAACAGAGGCGGGTAGTACTGAAACCGAAACGGTTCTTGTCAGATACAGAATCTGATGAGTGTAGCCCTCCAAAGAGATGGAGGGCGGCCAAGAGGGTGAATAGGATGGCGGAATATCCAGCAGTGCCGCACGCATTCCCAGCACCATCAACGTCAG atGCTGGTATGCCAGTTCAGTCTGGCATTCACACCCCAG CATTCCCACCTACTGCAGCATGCCCAACTGCTGCATCATGCCCACCTATGTCCACTGAGGCCTCTAGAAATGTCATCACTGAAGCAG AGTCTCAAAGGCAGATGCTGAAGGCGTTGAGATTAACAAGACTGATGGTGGAGCAAGTGCATGACCTCCTCCAGAATTTGTCAGGATCGAGGGTCCCCGAGACCAGTAGGCAGCCCGTTTTGATTGCCAGGCCATTTGCAGATATGGGAAGCTTCCTGGACTTTGACAGAAACGTCAATGAAGTGAAGGATCAACTG cttcaaGAACTAAAAACCCTTGCCGGCAGTAATGTGGCGGCGACCACAAAACGAATTTTAACATACATTATGGAGGACTCTGTTGCACAGATTTACAGCTGGGTGGGcaacaaaggaaaagaaaaattccGAGACTTAAATGTGACAGCCATCATAAAAT ATGCTGTTCGCGCAAACAGGGTGTTCTCGACAACGCAAGACGAAATTGAGGGTATAGTCAAGAAGTGGCGTCAGCGTGCGCCTTGCAGGCTGAAGCAGCTGCAAGAAAGGGCTGCTAAGAAAGCCCAGGCAAGCTGA